The proteins below come from a single Oscillospiraceae bacterium genomic window:
- the thiI gene encoding tRNA 4-thiouridine(8) synthase ThiI, whose amino-acid sequence MKEIILAYQGEMTLKGLNRAKFEARLAKIIRWRLEPLGKFKVYQAQSTVFIEPKEEGLDMDEAFRRVSHVFGIVKLSRAVECPKDFDAVCETAEAYLGEALRGVRTFKVEAKRADKAYPMKSPEICRELGAYLLDKHHHLRVDVHNPQLEIMVEIRDHAAYVHGPKVEAAGGLPVGTSGRALNLLSGGIDSPVAAWCMARRGLALHHIHFASPPYTSLRAKLKVRDLAREIVEYTGNCTLFVVPYTKPQEYIRDHAPDVLFTVLMRRSMLRIANQVAKKLELQALITGESLAQVASQTMAALACTDQAQDLPVLRPCIGMDKIEIINISRKIGTFETSIEPYEDCCTIFTPPHPKTNPTLDEILAAEAAMPELAALEAEAAENVEKIYIRMGEDELL is encoded by the coding sequence ATGAAAGAAATCATCCTCGCCTATCAGGGCGAAATGACATTGAAGGGGCTGAACCGCGCCAAGTTTGAGGCACGGCTCGCCAAGATCATCCGCTGGCGGCTGGAGCCTCTGGGCAAGTTCAAGGTCTATCAGGCGCAAAGCACCGTTTTCATCGAGCCGAAGGAGGAGGGCCTTGACATGGACGAGGCGTTCCGCCGCGTTTCCCATGTGTTCGGCATCGTCAAGCTCAGCCGTGCGGTCGAGTGTCCCAAGGATTTTGACGCCGTCTGCGAGACTGCCGAGGCCTACCTTGGCGAGGCGCTGCGCGGCGTGCGCACCTTTAAGGTCGAGGCCAAGCGCGCCGACAAGGCTTACCCGATGAAAAGCCCCGAGATCTGCCGCGAGCTGGGCGCCTACCTGCTGGATAAACACCATCACCTGCGGGTCGATGTCCACAACCCCCAGCTGGAGATCATGGTCGAGATCCGTGACCATGCCGCCTATGTCCACGGCCCCAAGGTCGAGGCTGCGGGCGGTCTGCCCGTCGGCACCAGCGGCCGTGCGCTGAATTTGCTGTCCGGCGGCATCGACAGCCCCGTGGCGGCGTGGTGCATGGCGCGGCGCGGTCTGGCGCTGCACCACATCCACTTTGCCAGCCCGCCCTACACCAGCCTGCGTGCCAAGCTGAAGGTGCGCGATCTGGCGCGGGAAATCGTGGAGTACACCGGCAACTGCACACTGTTCGTCGTGCCGTACACCAAGCCGCAGGAGTATATCCGCGACCATGCGCCCGATGTGCTGTTCACGGTTTTGATGCGCCGCAGCATGCTGCGCATCGCAAATCAGGTGGCCAAAAAGCTCGAGCTGCAGGCGCTTATCACCGGCGAGAGTCTGGCGCAGGTGGCCAGCCAGACGATGGCGGCGCTGGCCTGCACCGATCAGGCGCAGGATCTGCCGGTGCTGCGCCCCTGCATCGGCATGGACAAGATCGAGATCATCAATATCTCCCGCAAGATCGGCACCTTTGAGACATCCATCGAGCCGTATGAGGATTGCTGCACGATCTTTACCCCGCCGCACCCCAAGACGAACCCGACGCTGGACGAGATCCTTGCCGCCGAGGCCGCCATGCCCGAGCTGGCTGCGCTGGAAGCTGAGGCCGCCGAGAATGTTGAGAAGATCTACATCCGCATGGGAGAGGACGAACTGCTGTGA
- a CDS encoding cysteine desulfurase, whose protein sequence is MLSDPQLHYLDNAATSRVDPAVAQAIGTALTELWANPSSLYDPAVAAQDAIQTARARVAKTLHCRSDEIYFTACGSESNNMAVYGAARPRRAWGSKIVVTGFEHPSVQRPIRALKDEGFTVVEILPGPDGRIDTQKFLQEIDKNTVLAACMAVNNETGAVQDIAALGKGIKARNSRTHFHVDAVQAWLRMPIDLQKWREVDSLSVSGHKVHAPKGVGALFIRDSQRQTLKPPYIGGHQERGLRPGTENTPYIVGLGMAAALGQQKLRTRMTRIAELNAKLRAGLAALDGITLNSPADAVGEIVNFSTNCINSQTFINYLNTRAVYVSGGSACDKGEPSHTLLAMGCSDLTVRTALRVSLCADNTAEDVDALLAGVRDGLKELQHI, encoded by the coding sequence ATGCTTTCCGACCCCCAGCTGCATTATCTCGATAACGCCGCCACCTCCCGGGTGGACCCGGCGGTGGCACAGGCCATCGGCACGGCCCTGACGGAGCTTTGGGCGAACCCCAGCAGCCTGTACGACCCGGCCGTGGCCGCACAGGACGCCATCCAGACGGCCCGCGCCCGCGTTGCCAAAACGCTGCACTGCCGCAGCGATGAGATCTACTTCACCGCCTGCGGCAGCGAGAGCAACAATATGGCCGTCTACGGCGCGGCCCGCCCGCGCAGGGCGTGGGGCAGCAAAATTGTCGTCACCGGCTTTGAGCATCCCAGCGTGCAGCGGCCCATCCGCGCCTTAAAGGACGAGGGCTTCACGGTGGTGGAGATCCTGCCCGGTCCGGACGGCCGCATCGACACACAGAAATTCCTGCAGGAGATCGACAAAAACACCGTGCTGGCCGCCTGCATGGCCGTCAACAATGAGACCGGCGCGGTGCAGGACATTGCAGCTTTGGGCAAGGGCATCAAGGCGCGTAACAGCCGCACCCACTTCCATGTGGACGCCGTGCAGGCGTGGCTGCGTATGCCGATCGACCTGCAAAAATGGCGCGAGGTGGACAGCCTTTCCGTGTCGGGCCACAAGGTCCACGCGCCAAAGGGTGTGGGCGCGCTCTTTATCCGGGACAGCCAGCGCCAGACCCTCAAGCCGCCCTACATCGGCGGCCATCAGGAGCGCGGCCTGCGCCCCGGCACCGAGAACACGCCCTATATCGTGGGGCTTGGCATGGCCGCGGCGCTGGGGCAGCAAAAGCTGCGCACCCGCATGACCCGCATTGCGGAGCTGAACGCCAAGCTCCGCGCGGGGCTGGCCGCGCTGGACGGCATCACCCTCAACTCACCCGCCGATGCAGTGGGGGAGATCGTCAACTTCTCGACCAACTGCATCAACAGCCAGACCTTTATCAATTATCTGAACACCCGCGCGGTCTATGTTTCGGGCGGCTCTGCCTGTGATAAGGGCGAGCCGAGCCACACGCTGCTGGCCATGGGCTGCAGCGATCTGACCGTCCGCACCGCCCTGCGCGTCAGCCTTTGCGCGGATAACACCGCCGAGGATGTGGACGCGCTGCTGGCGGGGGTAAGAGATGGCTTGAAGGAACTGCAGCATATTTGA
- a CDS encoding threonine/serine exporter family protein — translation MAEDIFDRALELVMDAGQTLLENGGEVFRAQQTMEIMAASLGVRDFHVYVLTNGIFASAHLPGRDAVSLVRHVPTVSVHLGRVEAVNELSRELAAGRLGVVEAEARLNTARTLPRSTPQLEILACVVGAAGFAYLFGGTLADMPVAAVAGLLEALVCQQFARHGINRIFTDIVAAFCCTFWAAAAQAAFPLVSANAAIIGALMVLTPGVALTMGVRDILNGDYLSGSIRLLDALLIAGSIAGGVVLGWIMARGLGVA, via the coding sequence GTGGCTGAGGATATCTTTGACCGGGCGCTGGAGCTGGTCATGGACGCGGGCCAGACGCTGCTGGAAAACGGCGGCGAGGTGTTCCGCGCGCAGCAGACTATGGAGATCATGGCCGCCAGCCTCGGCGTGCGGGACTTCCACGTTTATGTTCTGACCAACGGCATCTTTGCGTCGGCGCACCTGCCGGGGCGGGATGCCGTCTCGCTGGTGCGGCACGTGCCCACCGTGTCGGTCCATCTGGGCCGGGTCGAGGCCGTGAACGAGCTTTCCCGTGAGCTGGCCGCCGGGAGGCTGGGCGTCGTCGAGGCCGAAGCACGGCTGAACACGGCCCGCACGCTGCCGCGCAGCACACCGCAGCTGGAAATTCTGGCCTGCGTTGTCGGGGCAGCGGGGTTCGCGTACCTGTTCGGCGGCACGCTGGCAGACATGCCGGTGGCCGCGGTGGCGGGCCTGCTGGAGGCGCTTGTCTGCCAGCAGTTTGCGAGGCACGGCATCAACCGGATATTCACCGACATTGTGGCGGCGTTCTGCTGCACCTTCTGGGCCGCCGCCGCACAGGCGGCTTTCCCCCTTGTCAGCGCCAACGCGGCCATCATCGGCGCGCTGATGGTGCTGACCCCCGGCGTTGCCCTGACGATGGGCGTGCGGGATATTCTGAACGGCGACTATCTGTCCGGCTCAATCCGCCTGCTGGACGCGCTGCTCATCGCGGGCAGCATTGCGGGCGGCGTTGTGCTTGGCTGGATCATGGCCCGTGGATTGGGGGTGGCGTGA
- a CDS encoding Gfo/Idh/MocA family oxidoreductase, with protein sequence MKLLIVGLGSMGKRRARLAKGIDAAIQIVGVDTAENRRAEAKQLALADEAYPSIAEAVAAAHPDAALVCTAPLSHAAVIGELLDNGLPVFTELNLVRDGYAENMAKAAEKQLPLFLSSTMLYRRETQYIKQQVAAFGKPVHYIYHIGQYLPDWHPWENYKNFFVGNARTGGVREIFGIDLPWLLDAFGDVESVTVQKDTISDLGLPYPDCVTLLLRHKGGAQGVLAADVVSRKAVRSFECFGDGIHLFWEGNPKALYEFRDGDKQPVDTYASFEHDSRYSDNIVENAYVDELTNFFAVLKGEEQPRWSFEKDLKAIELMDKIENS encoded by the coding sequence ATGAAACTTCTCATCGTTGGCTTAGGCAGCATGGGCAAACGCCGCGCCCGGCTGGCCAAGGGCATTGATGCCGCCATACAGATCGTCGGCGTTGACACAGCCGAGAACCGCCGCGCCGAGGCAAAGCAGCTGGCGCTGGCGGACGAGGCCTACCCGTCCATCGCCGAGGCTGTGGCCGCCGCGCACCCGGACGCCGCGCTGGTCTGCACGGCGCCGCTGTCCCACGCTGCCGTCATCGGCGAACTGCTGGACAACGGCCTGCCGGTCTTTACCGAGCTGAACCTTGTCCGGGACGGCTACGCCGAGAATATGGCCAAGGCTGCCGAAAAGCAGCTGCCGCTCTTCCTTTCCTCCACCATGCTCTACCGGCGCGAGACGCAGTATATCAAGCAGCAGGTCGCAGCGTTCGGCAAGCCGGTGCATTATATCTATCACATCGGGCAGTATCTGCCCGACTGGCACCCGTGGGAGAACTATAAGAATTTCTTTGTCGGCAACGCCCGCACCGGCGGCGTGCGCGAGATCTTCGGCATTGATCTGCCCTGGCTGCTCGATGCCTTCGGCGATGTGGAGTCGGTCACGGTGCAGAAGGACACGATCAGCGATCTCGGTCTGCCGTACCCCGATTGCGTGACCCTGCTGCTGCGCCACAAGGGCGGTGCGCAGGGCGTGCTGGCAGCCGATGTTGTCAGCCGCAAGGCCGTGCGCAGCTTTGAGTGCTTCGGTGACGGCATCCACCTTTTCTGGGAGGGCAACCCCAAGGCGCTGTATGAATTCCGCGATGGGGATAAGCAGCCGGTGGACACCTACGCCAGCTTTGAGCACGACAGCCGCTACAGCGACAACATTGTGGAGAACGCCTATGTGGACGAGCTGACGAACTTCTTCGCCGTGCTGAAGGGCGAGGAGCAGCCCCGCTGGAGCTTTGAAAAAGACCTGAAAGCGATTGAGCTGATGGACAAAATTGAAAATTCGTAA
- the neuC gene encoding UDP-N-acetylglucosamine 2-epimerase translates to MRTICIVTATRAEYGLLRPVVQKISKSDMLALQLVVTGAHLCPRLGETVQEIERDSFPIAARLPIFTEDAGEPVAKTIARTLTVFDDYFAAHRPDAVLLLGDRFEIFAVAAAAAARHIPIAHISGGDVTLGAADEYYRHCISKMAAVHFPSCADSAARLVRMGEAPGTVFCVGGLGDENIRTMPKMGRRELCDSTGFPLMQPFALVTYHPETAPDAGSPAAQVQALCAAMAAVDGVFWLITGSNADAGGEVCTRMMQDFAAAHPDRAGFVQSLGLRRYLSAMEYAALVAGNSSSGVVETPTFRVPTVNIGRRQAGRTVCANVLCCDADRAAIEAALRKALSKAFAPVAASARSPYNGGNTSEKICTVLQNFDFARPKIFYDGPVPEFDPQRSVLV, encoded by the coding sequence ATGCGCACCATCTGCATCGTCACCGCCACGCGGGCGGAATACGGCCTGCTGCGGCCGGTGGTACAGAAAATCTCGAAGTCGGACATGCTGGCGTTGCAGCTTGTTGTGACTGGCGCGCACCTCTGCCCGCGTCTGGGTGAGACTGTGCAGGAGATCGAACGGGACAGCTTTCCCATTGCGGCAAGGCTCCCCATCTTCACCGAGGACGCCGGGGAGCCTGTTGCAAAAACTATCGCCCGCACATTGACCGTCTTTGACGATTACTTTGCCGCCCACCGGCCCGATGCTGTGCTGCTGCTGGGCGACCGGTTTGAAATTTTCGCTGTGGCGGCTGCGGCCGCCGCGCGGCATATCCCGATCGCCCATATCTCGGGCGGGGATGTTACGCTGGGCGCGGCCGATGAATACTACCGCCACTGCATCTCCAAGATGGCGGCGGTGCATTTTCCGTCCTGCGCCGACAGCGCTGCGCGGCTCGTCCGTATGGGCGAGGCCCCCGGCACAGTGTTCTGCGTAGGCGGGCTGGGGGATGAAAATATCCGCACAATGCCCAAAATGGGCCGCCGGGAATTGTGCGATTCGACAGGATTCCCCCTGATGCAGCCCTTTGCACTCGTGACCTACCACCCCGAGACCGCCCCCGATGCGGGCAGCCCGGCGGCGCAGGTGCAGGCCCTGTGCGCGGCTATGGCCGCCGTGGACGGTGTGTTCTGGCTTATCACCGGCTCCAACGCCGATGCAGGCGGCGAGGTCTGCACCCGCATGATGCAGGATTTCGCCGCTGCCCACCCGGACCGCGCCGGCTTTGTGCAGAGCCTTGGCCTCAGGCGCTATCTCTCCGCGATGGAGTACGCCGCGCTGGTCGCGGGCAATTCCTCGTCAGGCGTGGTCGAAACGCCGACCTTCCGGGTGCCGACCGTCAACATCGGCAGGCGGCAGGCAGGGCGCACCGTCTGCGCCAATGTGCTTTGCTGCGATGCTGACCGCGCGGCCATCGAGGCTGCACTGCGCAAGGCGCTGTCCAAGGCGTTCGCCCCTGTGGCGGCATCGGCGCGCAGCCCCTACAACGGCGGCAATACAAGCGAAAAGATCTGCACAGTGCTGCAAAATTTTGACTTTGCAAGACCTAAAATATTTTATGACGGCCCTGTGCCTGAATTTGACCCCCAAAGGAGCGTTTTGGTATGA
- a CDS encoding threonine/serine exporter family protein, translating into MPVWTHYFAHFVVAVIATISFGITFQMPRRHYLACGLTGAVGWMVYIFGVELFALSPAIATLVATLPLTGCARFFAIRHKAPVTIFLLPGIFPLVPGAGIYYTAYYFLQGEEVLFASKGAETFKVALALALGIALVCSLPLPGSHEPKK; encoded by the coding sequence ATGCCGGTCTGGACACATTATTTTGCCCATTTTGTGGTGGCCGTCATTGCAACGATCAGCTTTGGCATCACATTCCAGATGCCGCGGCGGCACTACCTGGCCTGCGGCCTGACCGGCGCGGTGGGCTGGATGGTCTACATCTTCGGCGTGGAGCTGTTCGCGTTAAGCCCGGCGATTGCAACGCTGGTCGCCACGCTGCCGCTGACCGGCTGCGCGCGGTTCTTTGCCATCCGCCACAAGGCCCCGGTCACGATCTTTCTGCTGCCGGGCATCTTCCCGCTGGTGCCGGGGGCGGGCATCTATTACACCGCCTACTATTTCCTGCAGGGCGAGGAGGTCCTTTTCGCCAGCAAGGGTGCCGAGACCTTCAAGGTCGCGCTGGCGCTGGCACTCGGTATTGCGCTGGTCTGCAGCCTGCCCCTGCCGGGAAGCCACGAACCCAAAAAGTAG
- a CDS encoding Gfo/Idh/MocA family oxidoreductase → MRTITALFVGLGSIGTRHLKNLANLCADRGWTLQADALRSDLTRPLRPGAAELLHAQYTDLTAAPAHYDMAFITNPTSLHAEALRQVKGRGEALFIEKPIFSAEQTGLALDELLPAGQKAYVAAPMRWCGAMLALKDRLPALHPYCARVICSSYLPDWRPGVDYRTVYSARKALGGGVTIDLIHEWDYLVELFGVPEKLYNFKGTYSELEIDSDDLSVYIAKYSTLLAEVHLDYFGRGYRRSIELFCRDGSYLADFGKGTLTLPDGTVQHYEEDVNRRYEREMEYFVDYALTGCGESCNPPALALKVLKLTLGENVQ, encoded by the coding sequence ATGCGTACCATCACCGCGCTGTTCGTGGGGCTTGGCTCCATCGGGACGCGCCATTTGAAAAACCTTGCCAACCTCTGCGCCGACCGCGGCTGGACCCTGCAGGCCGATGCTCTGCGCAGTGACCTGACCCGCCCGCTGCGCCCCGGCGCGGCGGAGCTGCTGCACGCCCAGTACACCGACCTGACCGCCGCCCCGGCACACTATGATATGGCGTTCATCACGAACCCCACCAGCCTGCACGCCGAGGCATTGCGGCAGGTCAAGGGCCGCGGCGAGGCGCTTTTTATCGAAAAACCGATCTTCTCGGCCGAGCAGACCGGCCTTGCGCTGGACGAGCTGCTGCCCGCCGGCCAAAAGGCCTATGTGGCAGCGCCGATGCGGTGGTGCGGTGCCATGCTGGCCCTCAAGGATCGGCTGCCCGCGCTGCACCCCTACTGCGCGCGGGTCATCTGCTCAAGCTATCTGCCCGACTGGCGGCCCGGCGTGGACTACCGCACGGTCTACAGTGCCCGCAAGGCGCTGGGCGGCGGCGTCACCATCGACCTGATCCATGAGTGGGATTATCTGGTCGAGCTTTTCGGTGTGCCGGAAAAGCTGTACAATTTCAAGGGGACCTACTCCGAGCTGGAGATCGATTCCGACGATCTTTCTGTTTACATCGCAAAATATTCCACGCTGCTGGCGGAGGTGCATCTGGACTACTTCGGCCGCGGCTACCGGCGCAGCATCGAGCTTTTCTGCCGGGACGGCAGCTATCTGGCCGACTTCGGCAAGGGCACGCTGACCCTGCCGGACGGCACGGTGCAGCACTATGAGGAGGATGTGAACCGCCGCTATGAGCGGGAGATGGAGTATTTTGTTGACTACGCACTGACCGGCTGCGGCGAAAGCTGCAACCCGCCCGCACTGGCACTGAAGGTGCTGAAACTGACTTTGGGGGAGAATGTACAATGA
- the neuB gene encoding N-acetylneuraminate synthase: MPVTIIAEAGVNHNGSLEMAKEMARVAKACGADIVKYQTAVPELVVSKFAQKAEYQKQTTDAAESQLEMIRRLHFSFDAHRELKEYCDSIGIQYLSAPFDLPSVRFLGTLGLPLLKIPSGEITNLPYLEAMAALKTPVLLSTGMSSLDEITDALGVLDDGGCPEVTILHCNTQYPTPYEDANLTAMIELYEQFGLPVGLSDHTSGWECDVAAAVLGAQVIEKHFTLDKSLPGPDQKASLDPTEFKAMVEAVRHVEAALGDGHKHLTESEAPNKAIARKSIVAARQIKAGEVFTEENLTTKRPGDGISPMRWHEILGQTAKRDFAEDEKIEV, translated from the coding sequence ATGCCTGTAACGATCATTGCGGAGGCCGGGGTCAACCATAACGGCAGCCTTGAGATGGCCAAGGAGATGGCCCGCGTGGCCAAGGCGTGCGGCGCGGATATTGTAAAATACCAGACTGCCGTGCCGGAGCTGGTTGTGAGTAAGTTTGCCCAAAAGGCAGAGTACCAGAAGCAGACCACCGATGCCGCCGAGAGCCAGTTGGAGATGATCCGCCGGCTGCATTTCTCATTCGATGCCCACCGGGAGCTGAAGGAATACTGCGACTCCATCGGCATCCAGTATCTCTCGGCACCGTTCGATCTGCCCAGCGTCCGGTTCCTCGGCACGCTGGGGCTGCCGCTGCTCAAGATCCCCTCGGGCGAGATCACGAACCTGCCGTATCTGGAGGCAATGGCCGCGCTGAAAACGCCGGTCCTGCTCTCCACCGGCATGAGCAGCCTTGACGAGATCACCGATGCACTTGGCGTGCTGGATGACGGCGGCTGCCCTGAGGTTACGATCCTGCACTGCAACACCCAATATCCCACCCCGTATGAGGACGCCAACCTGACTGCGATGATTGAGCTGTATGAGCAGTTCGGCCTGCCGGTCGGCCTGTCCGATCACACCTCCGGGTGGGAGTGCGATGTGGCCGCCGCCGTGCTGGGCGCGCAGGTCATTGAAAAGCACTTCACGCTCGATAAATCCCTGCCCGGCCCTGACCAGAAGGCCAGCCTCGACCCCACCGAGTTCAAGGCGATGGTCGAGGCCGTGCGCCATGTCGAGGCGGCGCTCGGGGACGGCCACAAGCACCTGACCGAGAGCGAGGCCCCCAACAAGGCTATTGCGCGCAAGAGCATCGTGGCCGCACGGCAGATCAAAGCAGGCGAGGTCTTTACCGAGGAAAACCTCACCACCAAGCGCCCCGGTGACGGCATCTCCCCCATGCGCTGGCATGAGATTTTGGGCCAAACCGCAAAACGCGATTTTGCGGAGGATGAAAAAATAGAAGTTTGA
- a CDS encoding acylneuraminate cytidylyltransferase family protein: MNRLLITICGRAGSKGFKNKNLKVFCGKPLVYYSLSAAELFIKNHPELTVDIALNTDSEDLAKLVAAEYPEVVYLPRGAELGGDRVPKMAVYQDSLRRMEARAGQPYDWHMDLDITSPLRTAADIENAFAVKQKRADLDLVFSVCEARRNPWFNMVKTVDDHVEQVCRSEFTGRQQAPDVYDVNASIYVFKRDFLAENTDGMLWRGKIGVSVMMDTGIIDIDSEHDYLLMEAIAQHLYAHYPEFNAVRENIRG, encoded by the coding sequence ATGAATCGTCTGCTCATCACGATTTGCGGCCGCGCCGGCAGCAAGGGCTTCAAAAACAAAAATCTGAAGGTTTTCTGCGGTAAGCCGTTGGTTTACTATTCGCTCAGTGCCGCCGAGCTGTTTATCAAGAACCACCCGGAGCTGACCGTCGACATCGCGCTGAACACCGACAGCGAAGACCTCGCAAAGCTGGTAGCCGCCGAGTACCCGGAGGTCGTCTACCTGCCGCGCGGCGCAGAGCTGGGCGGCGACCGCGTGCCGAAGATGGCCGTCTATCAGGACAGCCTGCGCCGCATGGAGGCGCGCGCCGGACAGCCCTACGACTGGCATATGGACTTGGACATCACCAGCCCGCTGCGCACCGCCGCCGACATCGAGAACGCCTTTGCCGTAAAGCAGAAGCGCGCTGACCTCGACCTCGTGTTCAGCGTCTGCGAGGCGCGCCGCAACCCGTGGTTCAACATGGTGAAGACCGTGGACGACCACGTCGAGCAGGTCTGCCGCAGCGAGTTCACCGGCCGCCAGCAGGCACCCGATGTGTATGACGTCAATGCGTCAATTTACGTCTTCAAACGGGATTTTCTGGCTGAGAACACCGACGGCATGCTCTGGCGCGGCAAAATCGGCGTCAGCGTGATGATGGACACCGGCATCATCGACATCGATTCGGAGCATGACTACCTGCTCATGGAGGCAATCGCGCAGCATCTCTACGCGCATTATCCGGAATTTAACGCAGTGCGGGAGAATATTCGTGGCTGA
- a CDS encoding nucleotidyltransferase family protein: MIKVEELFIEPTATVLETLRKLDETGQRILFIAPEGKLKAVITDGDIRKFFLRGGTPDQTVDNAANYHPLSVSVAERGKARGILQKYCIDALPVLNKRGIITDIIFAHGLDVDNRKQVDIPVVMMAGGLGTRLYPYTKILPKPLIPVGEQPIAEMIMDRFRDFGCHDFTMIVNYKKGMIKSYFNELEKDYHVDFADEDVFMGTGGGLCLLKGKIGTPFFFTNCDTLLDVDFGDIYEYHRAHGNLVTMICAFKHYTVPYGVVELGEDGGIAAMREKPELDFLTNTGVYVVEPRVVEEMRDGEFIGFPDVIERYRQAGEKVGVYPISESSWMDMGQLEELEKMRRKLGNQQ, encoded by the coding sequence AAGTTGAAGAACTCTTCATTGAACCTACCGCCACGGTGCTGGAAACACTGCGCAAGCTGGATGAGACCGGCCAGCGCATTCTGTTTATCGCGCCGGAGGGCAAGCTGAAGGCCGTCATCACCGATGGCGACATCCGCAAGTTTTTTCTGCGGGGCGGCACGCCCGACCAGACCGTTGACAATGCGGCGAACTACCACCCGCTCAGCGTCTCGGTGGCGGAGCGCGGCAAGGCGCGCGGCATCTTGCAGAAATACTGCATTGACGCGCTGCCGGTGCTGAACAAGCGCGGCATCATCACCGATATTATCTTTGCCCACGGCCTTGATGTGGACAACCGCAAGCAGGTCGATATCCCCGTTGTCATGATGGCGGGCGGTCTGGGCACCCGGCTGTACCCCTACACCAAGATCCTGCCCAAGCCGCTGATCCCGGTGGGGGAGCAGCCCATCGCCGAGATGATCATGGACCGGTTCCGGGATTTCGGCTGCCATGATTTTACGATGATCGTCAACTACAAAAAGGGGATGATCAAGTCCTATTTCAACGAGCTGGAAAAGGACTACCATGTCGATTTCGCCGATGAGGATGTCTTTATGGGTACCGGCGGCGGGCTTTGCCTGCTGAAGGGAAAAATCGGTACGCCGTTCTTTTTTACAAACTGCGACACGCTGCTGGATGTGGACTTCGGCGATATTTATGAGTATCACCGCGCCCACGGCAACCTTGTCACGATGATCTGCGCCTTCAAGCACTACACGGTGCCCTACGGCGTGGTGGAGCTGGGCGAGGACGGCGGCATTGCCGCCATGCGCGAAAAGCCAGAGCTGGATTTCCTGACGAACACCGGCGTCTATGTTGTGGAGCCCCGCGTTGTTGAGGAGATGCGCGACGGCGAGTTCATCGGCTTCCCCGATGTGATCGAGCGGTACCGCCAGGCCGGTGAGAAGGTCGGCGTCTATCCCATCAGCGAGAGCAGCTGGATGGATATGGGCCAGCTGGAGGAGCTGGAAAAGATGCGCAGAAAGCTGGGAAACCAGCAGTAA